The Coffea arabica cultivar ET-39 chromosome 4e, Coffea Arabica ET-39 HiFi, whole genome shotgun sequence genome includes a window with the following:
- the LOC113740691 gene encoding protein argonaute 4A-like — MHSLWINLWIDLERQTKTICLQAEITVSPGWHEHSSDSVLKMKPADLSKHCAGPLAEQLLTVAPMRIEVEKGPETERVELLNQKSKVMNPPCPGSKGLKILLLTNHFKVSVAAKIPDFYHYNVSILHDNGKLVGSSNLRRKVIAQAHETYKSELAEKSFAYDGFKNLYTVGCLPRNNLDFVVVLNAISLKRVSGGGNLSGKESPCENDQKRHRLMSSAKTFKIQMSFVATISTQQITNTTSEQGPEKHEGLKVLDTILRQHAAKQEYLVLRQSYFSNDSKNFMDLGDGVFGCRGFSSRFQDLQGGLYLNFDVTTTTIVQPGPVINFLISHQNVSDPFKVDWLQAKRTLKNLRIKVAHNNREWRITGLSEKSCKQEKFWCKLDGGSNQVALLQQKEMTVYDYFTKVLGISLTYSADLPCIDAGKPCRPTYFPVELCSLVSLQHYKKALTNHQRRMRVSKSSIQPEELYLVLTNELRHCNYNADPLLLSCGLSISNSYTQVEGRVLSAPRLKVGNNEDLIPRHASWSFKDKKLVEPKRVQCWAVVNFSSQHYTRNFCQELAKLGAKIGVTLDPPVCVFEENPQYRKKPPHVRVEKMCEQISSKVRNNPLYFVLCFLSEKRQSPLYGYWKWKSLAEVGVPNQCLANDRVDESYLLHVLLKINAKLGGFNTRLASEMTRTIPWVSKIPTMILGMEVMPCVDGQSELPPIAAVVGSRQWPSISCYRASIHTQTRNDQMMDSLFRQVSQQEDKGMIRELLMDFYASSGQKKPAQIIIFRNGLSTTQFNQLLNNEMDQIFKACKLLDETWCPKFTLIISERSHHTKFIKASPVDNVPPGTVVDKKICHAKCNNFFLCPHIAKKGTARPTHYHVLLDEIGFSSDEIQELIHCLSYVYQKSTTAISEVAPIRYARLAAAQMLELFKSDKTRKMYPGNRIPSPSELPKLHKDVRSSMFFC, encoded by the exons GTATTGAAAATGAAGCCTGCAGACTTATCAAAGCATTGTGCTGGGCCACTCGCTGAACAGCTTTTGACAGTAGCTCCCATGCGAATAGAAGTAGAAAAGGGACCTGAGACTGAGAGGGTTGAACTCTTAAATCAGAAGAGCAAAGTGATGAACCCGCCTTGCCCCGGGTCCAAAGGACTGAAAATATTGCTACTGACTAATCATTTCAAAGTCTCTGTTGCTGCTAAGATTCCTGACTTCTACCATTACAAT GTTTCCATCTTGCATGACAATGGGAAGCTTGTTGGCAGTTCAAACCTTAGAAGAAAGGTTATAGCTCAAGCCCATGAGACATACAAATCAGAACTAGCTGAAAAATCATTTGCGTATGATGGATTTAAGAACTTATATACAGTTGGTTGTCTCCCACGAAATAATCTGGACTTTGTTGTTGTGCTTAACGCCATCTCGCTAAAAAG AGTTTCTGGAGGAGGTAATCTTAGCGGCAAAGAGAGTCCCTGTGAAAATGATCAAAAGAGGCATAGGCTTATGTCTTCAGCCAAAACTTTTAAGATACAAATGAGCTTTGTGGCAACCATTTCTACACAGCAGATTACGAATACAACAAGCGAACAAGGACCAGAGAAGCATGAAGGCCTGAAAGTCTTAGATACCATTTTAAGGCAACATGCAGCTAAACA gGAATATCTTGTTCTTCGCCAATCATACTTCTCAAATGACTCAAAGAATTTCATGGACTTGGGTGATGGCGTTTTTGGTTGTAGAGGTTTCAGTTCAAGGTTTCAGGATCTCCAGGGTGgattatatttgaattttg ATGTGACTACTACAACAATTGTTCAGCCTGGTCCAGTGATTAATTTTCTCATCAGCCACCAAAATGTGAGCGATCCCTTCAAGGTTGACTGGTTGCAG GCAAAACGAACATTAAAGAATTTAAGGATAAAGGTAGCGCACAACAACCGTGAATGGAGAATCACTGGGCTTTCAGAGAAGTCCTGCAAGCAAGAGAA ATTTTGGTGTAAACTAGATGGAGGAAGTAATCAAGTTGCTCTTCTCCAACAAAAAGAAATGACGGTATATGATTATTTTACTAAAGTGCTTGGCATTTCATTGACTTACTCTGCAGACCTGCCATGCATCGATGCTGGAAAACCATGCAGACCAACTTATTTTCCAGTTGAG CTCTGTTCATTGGTTTCTTTGCAACATTATAAAAAAGCATTGACCAATCATCAGAGGAGAATGAGGGTATCAAAATCAAGCATACAGCCAGAAGAATTATACTTGGTTTTGACAAAT GAACTGAGGCACTGTAATTACAATGCGGATCCACTGTTGCTTTCTTGTGGCCTTTCAATTTCTAATAGTTACACCCAAGTTGAAGGTCGTGTATTATCAGCACCCAGG TTGAAAGTGGGAAACAATGAAGATCTTATTCCTAGACATGCCTCATGGAGCTTTAAAGATAAG AAGCTCGTGGAACCAAAAAGAGTTCAGTGCTGGGCAGTGGTAAACTTCTCTAGTCAGCATTACACCCGCAATTTCTGTCAAGAGTTGGCAAAACTTGGTGCAAAGATAGGAGTG ACATTGGATCCCCCAGTATGTGTCTTTGAAGAGAATCCCCAATACAGAAAGAAACCACCACATGTTAGAGTGGAGAAGATGTGTGAGCAAATAAGCTCAAAAGTTCGCAACAACCCTCTTTACTTTGTGCTTTGTTTCTTATCTGAGAAACGACAGAGTCCTCTATATG GTTATTGGAAATGGAAAAGCCTGGCTGAGGTTGGAGTTCCAAATCAGTGCCTTGCAAATGATAGAGTTGATGAGAGTTATCTGCTGCATGTTCTTTTGAAGATTAATGCAAAA CTCGGTGGCTTTAATACAAGATTAGCTTCTGAGATGACAAGAACCATCCCTTGGGTATCGAAGATTCCTACAATGATTTTGGGAATGGAAGTCATGCCATGTGTCGATGGGCAGTCAGAGCTACCTCCCATTGCCGCA GTGGTTGGCTCTAGACAATGGCCATCAATTTCCTGCTATAGAGCATCTATTCATACGCAGACTAGGAACGACCAAATGATGGATTCACTGTTTAGGCAAGTGTCCCAACAGGAGGACAAGGGAATGATCAG GGAGCTACTGATGGATTTCTATGCAAGTTCAGGACAGAAAAAACCTGCAcaaatcatcattttcag GAATGGACTCAGCACAACACAGTTCAATCAACTTCTAAACAATGAGATGGATCAAATTTTCAAG GCATGCAAATTGCTTGATGAGACCTGGTGTCCTAAGTTCACTTTGATTATATCAGAGAGATCacatcacacaaaattcattaaagCTTCTCCCGTTGACAATGTTCCTCCTG GAACTGTTGTGGACAAAAAGATTTGTCATGCAAAATGTAACAACTTCTTCTTGTGCCCCCATATAGCTAAGAAG GGAACAGCAAGGCCTACTCATTATCATGTTCTGTTAGATGAGATTGGTTTCTCATCTGATGAAATACAGGAACTTATTCATTGTTTATCATATGT GTACCAGAAAAGCACGACTGCCATTTCCGAAG TTGCTCCAATCCGCTATGCACGCTTGGCTGCAGCTCAGATGTTAGAGTTGTTCAAGTCTGATAAAACAAGGAAGATGTATCCAGGAAACCGAATTCCATCCCCTTCAGAACTTCCCAAGTTGCACAAGGATGTGCGTTCCTCAATGTTCTTCTGTTGA